A genomic segment from Carassius auratus strain Wakin chromosome 25, ASM336829v1, whole genome shotgun sequence encodes:
- the LOC113043544 gene encoding immunoglobulin superfamily containing leucine-rich repeat protein 2-like, with translation MATKYLMLIALGTAVIGSVHGCPEQCKCSDKSNHQLTDCAYKELLEVPVGLPSNVTTLSLSANKIKVLKSQNFINVTQVTSLWLAHNEIVTIERGTFAPLIQLKNLDISHNKIVHFPWEDLTNLTALQLLKMNNNEMVSIPKNTFANLKELRSVRINNNKFTTIVQGTFDALVAMSHLQIFHNPFTCSCNLEWLRDWISKSTISIPEQSNIVCDAPSHLRGTQVTSMPKLDCKTPSVSITYQPNIEKTELYEGYMVMLYCETKGTPKPEVTWEIYAGNQLITFRLPAVVEKIEIPINGPPTNARFLVFQNGTLIIPRMSKKEDGNYTCSAVNDMGKAERSVRLVMAGTKKHATNSMLDPKASSHLPEDKLGSKGSKNSIISMWPKSEEKTKSLPTGTSLITVDKEREEEGADTLPFVGKCGINDGTQYISNHAFNLSLDELKQYTFDFGVIALEVSETEAKVQLNPFQMANAKSNLHLSQQQDLQTVNKEPFSLFQTSTKKSPLDMLYLCVSTGNGHSVVQWSKIEEGVNAYRFQGLRPGTNYTLCLTYGGQDCQVQVVFTTRKKIPSLLIIVVVSIFLLALATVPLLGATCCHLLYKYQGKTYKLIMKTQNPDQMEKQIAMDFDPRASFVGSEKNFNPSELGEGEGEADGEEGDGEGEDIEGSVVTESIPESQSKTQEEFEVGSEYSDRLPLGAEAVNISAEINGNYKQPR, from the coding sequence ATGGCAACCAAATACCTGATGCTTATTGCCTTGGGGACTGCTGTGATTGGCAGTGTGCACGGTTGCCCTGAGCAGTGCAAATGCTCTGATAAATCAAACCACCAGTTAACAGATTGTGCCTACAAAGAACTTCTGGAAGTACCTGTGGGCTTGCCATCCAATGTGACCACCCTGAGTCTTTCAGCGAACAAGATTAAAGTGCTGAAATCCCAAAACTTTATAAATGTGACCCAGGTGACCTCTCTTTGGTTGGCTCACAATGAAATCGTAACCATTGAGAGGGGCACGTTTGCTCCATTGATTCAGCTGAAAAATTTGGATATTAGCCACAACAAGATTGTGCATTTTCCGTGGGAGGATTTGACTAATCTCACTGCCCTGCAGTTGCTGAAGATGAACAATAATGAGATGGTCAGTATCCCCAAGAATACTTTTGCCAACCTGAAGGAACTGCGTTCGGTCCGTATTAACAATAACAAGTTTACCACTATCGTGCAAGGAACGTTTGATGCTTTGGTTGCCATGTCTCACCTTCAAATCTTCCACAACCCCTTCACCTGCTCCTGCAACCTTGAGTGGCTCAGGGACTGGATCAGCAAATCCACAATCTCCATCCCTGAGCAAAGCAACATTGTGTGTGATGCTCCTTCCCACCTCAGAGGTACTCAGGTCACTAGCATGCCCAAACTGGACTGCAAGACCCCGTCCGTGTCCATCACATATCAGCCAAACATCGAAAAAACCGAACTCTATGAAGGATATATGGTCATGCTTTACTGCGAAACAAAAGGAACTCCTAAACCTGAGGTCACATGGGAGATATACGCTGGAAACCAACTAATTACATTCCGTTTGCCGGCTGTTGTTGAAAAAATTGAGATTCCAATTAACGGACCACCTACGAACGCCAGGTTCCTTGTGTTTCAAAACGGCACCTTAATCATCCCTCGCATGAGCAAGAAAGAAGATGGGAACTACACATGCTCTGCTGTCAATGACATGGGGAAAGCCGAGCGCTCTGTGAGACTTGTTATGGCCGGCACCAAAAAGCATGCCACCAATTCCATGCTGGACCCAAAAGCATCCAGCCATTTACCAGAAGACAAACTTGGTTCAAAAGGctccaaaaacagtattattagcATGTGGCCCAAATCTGAAGAGAAGACAAAGAGCCTTCCAACCGGAACATCTCTCATTACGGTggataaagagagagaggaagaaggcGCTGATACTTTGCCATTTGTTGGCAAATGCGGAATAAATGATGGCACGCAGTACATCTCCAACCATGCTTTCAACCTCAGCTTGGACGAACTCAAACAGTACACATTTGATTTCGGAGTTATTGCTCTGGAAGTTTCAGAAACTGAGGCCAAAGTTCAGCTGAACCCTTTCCAGATGGCCAACGCGAAGTCAAACCTTCACCTCAGCCAACAACAAGACCTCCAAACTGTGAATAAAGAGCCTTTTAGCCTTTTCCAGACGTCCACCAAAAAGTCACCCTTGGACATGTTGTACCTTTGTGTCAGTACTGGCAATGGACATTCAGTGGTGCAGTGGTCCAAGATTGAGGAGGGAGTCAACGCCTATCGCTTCCAGGGCCTCAGGCCAGGCACTAATTACACCCTGTGCCTCACCTATGGGGGCCAGGACTGCCAAGTCCAAGTGGTCTTCACAACTAGAAAGAAAATCCCATCTTTGTTAATTATAGTGGTCGTTAGCATTTTTTTGCTAGCTCTGGCAACCGTTCCCCTGCTGGGTGCCACCTGCTGCCATCTGCTCTACAAGTATCAAGGCAAGACCTACAAGTTGATCATGAAGACGCAAAACCCAGATCAGATGGAAAAGCAAATAGCTATGGATTTCGACCCCAGGGCGTCTTTTGTGGGATCCGAGAAGAACTTCAACCCGAGTGAGCTAGGAGAGGGAGAAGGGGAGGCCGATGGCGAGGAGGGAGACGGAGAAGGCGAGGACATCGAGGGAAGCGTGGTTACCGAGTCCATTCCCGAGTCACAATCCAAAACACAGGAGGAGTTTGAGGTTGGATCCGAGTACAGCGATCGGTTGCCGCTCGGGGCTGAAGCGGTAAACATATCTGCCGAGATCAACGGTAATTACAAACAACCCCGCTGA